Proteins encoded by one window of Mercenaria mercenaria strain notata chromosome 4, MADL_Memer_1, whole genome shotgun sequence:
- the LOC128556175 gene encoding uncharacterized protein LOC128556175 produces the protein MSKEQEAYQQRTVEADSNPQQGPVFQTLGTDQFGTNGQQTAAFPGHTYNAVVPGPVASTVYPQGSQVITARAKKSVVEAYLLWLILGLIGAHHFYLRRPFFGVLYIFTFGLLGCGYLIDLFRMPYLVSQANKRLEDSRLEKKKNISDAYTLWFPFGLLGFHHFYLNRPGFGVLYLFTLGLFGIGWLVDLFRMPSLVKAANEDPNVLKDKSVGAAYALGISPLGILGCHHFYLNRPVFGLIYFLTFGNFGVGWLVDWFRIPVLVKRANKEIAWGNTGERHVDDAYILWFPLGLIGAHHFYLNRPLWGFLYFCTFGMCGVGWLIDGCRMYCLVNECNKLNEERRKLPIHRGYGGRDGIVIAAPGLTGTEGYAAPTCYPQQQFPQQQYPQQQQQQQFPQQQYPQHQQQHQQQQQPQQYQYPPAYQYPQQSVPSYMEQPPPYSPVSGPGQPQPGSETK, from the exons atgtcaaaagaaCAAGAGGCTTACCAACAACGAACGGTTGAGgcggactcgaacccacaacagGGACCGGTCTTCCAGACGCTTGGGACAGATCAGTTTGGAACAAACGGACAGCAGACTGCTGCATTTCCAGGACATACATATAATGCAGTGGTTCCTGGTCCAGTCGCTAGCACAGTCTATCCGCAGGGCAGCCAAGTAATAACCGCGAGAGCCAAGAAATCCGTCGTGGAAGCCTACTTGCTTTGGTTGATCCTAGGACTTATAGGAGCTCATCACTTTTATCTCAGG agACCATTTTTTGGTGTGCTGTACATATTTACGTTTGGCCTGCTAGGATGTGGTTATCTTATAGATCTGTTCAGAATGCCATACTTGGTTTCTCAAGCCAATAAACGACTCGAAGATTCACGTctagaaaagaagaaaaatatcagtGATGCCTATACACTATGGTTCCCGTTTGGACTTCTAG GTTTCCATCACTTTTACTTGAACCGACCAGGATTTGGTGTTctttacttgtttacattgggACTTTTTGGCATTGGTTGGCTGGTGGATTTGTTTCGTATGCCGTCCCTTGTCAAGGCCGCCAACGAAGACCCTAATGTGTTAAAG GATAAGAGTGTTGGAGCAGCCTATGCTCTTGGAATTTCGCCACTCGGAATCCTTGGCTGTCATCATTTTTACCTGAACAGACCAGTATTTGGCCTGATCTACTTTTTGACATTCGGAAATTTCGGTGTTGGTTGGCTGGTTGACTGGTTCCGTATTCCAGTGCTGGTGAAGAGGGCAAACAAAGAGATTGCGTGGGGAAACACGGGAGAAAGACATGTTGACGACGCTTATATCTTATGGTTTCCGCTGG gTCTAATTGGAGCACATCACTTTTATCTAAACCGTCCACTGTGGGGATTCCTGTACTTCTGTACATTTGGAATGTGCGGTGTGGGTTGGCTCATAGACGGCTGTAGAATGTATTGTCTTGTTAATGAGTGCAACAAACTGAACGAGGAGAGGAGAAAGTTGCCGATCCATCGTGGATATGGAGGCAGAGACG GTATTGTCATTGCCGCCCCTGGTCTTACCGGCACTGAAGGGTACGCTGCCCCCACCTGTTATCCACAACAACAGTTTCCACAGCAACAATATccgcaacaacaacaacaacaacagtttcCACAGCAACAATATccacaacatcaacaacaacatcaacaacaacaacaacctcAGCAGTACCAGTACCCTCCAGCATACCAGTACCCACAACAGTCAG TGCCATCATACATGGAACAACCCCCGCCATACAGCCCAGTGTCAGGACCCGGGCAACCGCAACCCGGATCCGAGACAAAGTAA